In Allorhizobium pseudoryzae, the genomic window TCGCGGCTGCCTTGTCCGCTGCAGGCGAAAATCGCTCAAGATCGATGCCGTGCAGGATGACGGTGCTCTCGCGCTCCAGATAGGAGGCGGTCTTCTGGCAGACGGCGATCACCCGGTCCATCTTGGAGATCAGCCATTTCGTCCAGCCGGTATGCCGGCGCTGCGAGGCCGACGTGAAGACGAGCTTCAACGGCATGCGCAAAACGTCGCGCAGAATGATGCCCGGCAGCATTTCGATGTTGCGGCGGGCATGCCAGACGCGCGCGCGCCTGCCCGCCGGCGGGCGCCAGAGCGCGGGCAGGGCGGCATAGCCCATCGAGGGCAGATGGCTGGGCAGGCCGGGGCCGAAGGTGACGACCTTCTGGCCGAGGCGGTTCTGGATCGGCACGAGCTGGATGACGGTCGAGGTGACGCCCGAAAGCCGCCGCTTGAAATGCGGCGCAATCACCTCGACCTTTGTCAAATCATGGGACACGGGCGCTGGGCTGGTTGGGTTTCTCAGCCCCAGGAGACCTTCAGAACCTCATAGGCCTTGGAGCCGCCCGGCGCATTCACTTCAATGCTGTCGCCGACTTCCTTGCCGATCAGCGCGCGCGCAATCGGCGAGGAGATCGAGATGCGGCCTTCCTTCACATCGGCTTCCTGGTCGCCGACGATCTGGTAGACCTTCTCCTCATCGGTATCCTCGTCCACCAGCTTCACGGTGGCGCCGAACTTGATCTTCGAGCCGGACATCTTCGTGAGGTCGATCACCTCCGCGCGGGCCGTCAGGTCCTCAAGTTCCGTGATGCGGCCCTCGTTGTGGCTCTGCGCTTCCTTGGCGGCATGGTATTCAGCGTTTTCCGACAGGTCGCCATGGGCGCGCGCCTCGGCAATCGCCTCGATGATCCGGGGACGCTCTTCCTGCTGACGCCAGCGCAGCTCCTCCTGCAGCTTGGTAAATCCGGACGGCGTCATCGGTACCTTATCAACCATGATATCTTCTTCCTCAGTCTCATGGCCGCAACGCACGGCCACAAAAAGAAACAGGTCCCGGAGCGATACTCCGGAACCATGCGAAATCCTCAAGTCCTCGAATCATAGCAGAAACGCGGCGCGAATTTCCAGAAAATTCGAAATAGGGCAGCGGCGCTGACCTGCAAGGTGGCCCGATGATGAGGCATTCGCGGCTTGACGTTTGGCGTAAGAACATATAGTGAACATACTAATGAAGAAGTCGCTGAAAGAACGCCTCGCCATTCTCTCGGATGCCGCAAAATACGATGCCTCCTGCGCATCGAGCGGCACGACGAAACGCCAGTCGGCCGGCTCCGGCGGGCTTGGCTCAACGGAAGGGTCGGGCATCTGCCACGCCTATGCGCCGGACGGGCGGTGCATTTCGCTGCTCAAAATCCTGCTGACGAATTTCTGCATCTATGACTGCGCCTACTGCATCAACCGGTCGTCCAGCAATGTGGAGCGGGCACGGTTCACGCCGGAAGAGGTGGTCTGGCTGACGCTCGAATTCTACCGGCGCAACTACATCGAGGGCCTG contains:
- the greA gene encoding transcription elongation factor GreA; the encoded protein is MVDKVPMTPSGFTKLQEELRWRQQEERPRIIEAIAEARAHGDLSENAEYHAAKEAQSHNEGRITELEDLTARAEVIDLTKMSGSKIKFGATVKLVDEDTDEEKVYQIVGDQEADVKEGRISISSPIARALIGKEVGDSIEVNAPGGSKAYEVLKVSWG